The Myxococcota bacterium genome has a segment encoding these proteins:
- a CDS encoding MFS transporter — protein sequence MGKTHAEESLGANPADAAINPADSVAMGVPSSRLPRFLASERGRGFRALAHREYRLLFSAFVINQTGFWISHISLQKLMIELSDNDPSMVGWLFFFLFVPAFLFAPIAGVAADRFDRKRILLGCYSVVIGIAGVLAWTTSTGAITPRLLLLLSLVMGTAYAFSGPPNFAIAANSVPDDDLPSAVSLQSAANNLTRVVGPLLSASLVAMGSLASRFVVYMVAAAIAATLIALIRLTPFTPEDDDDGMLARMASGFRHAREREPAVPALATVAVLTLFGVSHMTLVSVFTAEVLGDRDLFEWIVASTGAGALVGALVSGYRQTSLRAAGGMFFAYAVALTAFASTRDWHIAMLMQLLIGFFYFTVMTSLQTIVQQVVDDAKRGRVMSLFQICWAGLVPFGGIGMGKAAAAFGVVPTLLAAAGVCASYGILLIVWQRD from the coding sequence GTGGGCAAGACGCACGCCGAAGAGAGCCTCGGGGCGAACCCCGCCGACGCCGCCATCAACCCGGCCGACTCGGTCGCGATGGGCGTGCCGTCGTCGCGGCTGCCGCGCTTCCTGGCGAGCGAGCGCGGCCGCGGCTTCCGCGCGCTCGCGCACCGCGAGTACCGGCTCCTGTTCTCGGCGTTCGTGATCAACCAGACGGGCTTCTGGATCTCGCACATCTCGCTCCAGAAGCTGATGATCGAGCTCTCGGACAACGACCCGAGCATGGTCGGCTGGCTGTTCTTCTTCCTGTTCGTGCCGGCCTTCCTGTTCGCGCCGATCGCGGGCGTCGCCGCCGACCGCTTCGACCGCAAGCGCATCCTGCTCGGCTGCTACTCGGTCGTGATCGGCATCGCGGGCGTGCTCGCGTGGACGACGTCGACGGGCGCGATCACGCCGCGGCTCCTGCTGCTCCTCTCGCTCGTGATGGGCACCGCGTACGCCTTCTCCGGGCCGCCCAACTTCGCGATCGCCGCGAACTCGGTGCCCGACGACGACCTGCCGAGCGCCGTCTCGCTCCAGAGCGCGGCCAACAACCTGACGCGCGTGGTCGGGCCGCTGCTCTCGGCGAGCCTCGTCGCGATGGGCTCGCTCGCGTCGCGCTTCGTCGTCTACATGGTCGCCGCCGCGATCGCCGCGACGCTGATCGCGCTGATCCGGCTCACGCCGTTCACGCCCGAGGACGACGACGACGGCATGCTCGCGCGCATGGCGAGCGGCTTCCGGCACGCGCGTGAGCGCGAGCCCGCCGTGCCCGCGCTCGCCACCGTCGCGGTGCTCACGCTGTTCGGCGTCTCGCACATGACGCTCGTGTCGGTGTTCACCGCCGAAGTGCTCGGCGACCGCGACCTCTTCGAGTGGATCGTCGCCTCGACCGGCGCCGGCGCGCTCGTCGGCGCGCTCGTGAGCGGCTACCGGCAGACCTCGCTGCGCGCCGCGGGCGGAATGTTCTTCGCCTACGCGGTCGCGCTCACCGCCTTCGCGTCCACGCGCGACTGGCACATCGCGATGCTGATGCAGCTCCTGATCGGCTTCTTCTACTTCACCGTCATGACGAGCCTGCAGACGATCGTGCAGCAGGTCGTCGACGACGCGAAGCGCGGTCGCGTGATGTCGCTCTTCCAGATCTGCTGGGCCGGCCTCGTGCCGTTCGGCGGCATCGGCATGGGCAAGGCGGCCGCCGCCTTCGGCGTCGTCCCGACGCTCCTCGCCGCGGCGGGCGTGTGCGCGTCCTACGGCATCCTGCTGATCGTCTGGCAGCGCGACTAG
- a CDS encoding nitroreductase family protein yields the protein MDVREALYTTRAMRRVKPDPIPADVQMRILDAAIRAPSGGNSQNWHFLLVDDPAVRGKLGPIYRDCMSMLWKTIYKQRLDAMEATPNDPESIQFRKVYNSANWLAENFETYPLLLMGFAQSDPSGGSIYPALWNAMLAARAEGVGSALTSVILFKWPEVKAILGVPDDTWNFAGCVTMGYPTGRWGVAPRRPVHEVSSRNSWTGALGFEIPEPLWPPK from the coding sequence ATGGACGTTCGCGAAGCCCTGTACACGACGCGCGCGATGCGCCGCGTGAAGCCCGACCCGATCCCCGCCGACGTGCAGATGCGCATCCTCGACGCGGCGATCCGCGCGCCGTCGGGCGGCAACTCGCAGAACTGGCACTTCCTGCTGGTCGACGACCCGGCCGTGCGCGGCAAGCTCGGCCCGATCTATCGCGACTGCATGTCGATGCTGTGGAAGACGATCTACAAGCAGCGCCTCGACGCGATGGAGGCGACGCCGAACGACCCCGAGAGCATCCAGTTCCGCAAGGTGTACAACTCGGCGAACTGGCTCGCGGAGAACTTCGAGACCTACCCGCTCCTGCTCATGGGCTTCGCGCAGAGCGACCCGAGCGGCGGCTCCATCTACCCGGCGCTGTGGAACGCCATGCTCGCGGCGCGCGCCGAGGGCGTGGGCTCCGCGCTCACGAGCGTGATCCTGTTCAAGTGGCCCGAGGTGAAGGCGATCCTCGGCGTGCCCGACGACACGTGGAACTTCGCGGGCTGCGTGACGATGGGCTACCCGACGGGGCGCTGGGGCGTCGCACCGCGGCGTCCCGTGCACGAGGTCTCCTCGCGCAACTCGTGGACGGGCGCGCTCGGGTTCGAGATCCCCGAGCCGCTCTGGCCCCCGAAATAA